The following are encoded in a window of Vidua macroura isolate BioBank_ID:100142 chromosome 26, ASM2450914v1, whole genome shotgun sequence genomic DNA:
- the ATP8B3 gene encoding phospholipid-transporting ATPase IK — protein sequence MGPSLRDGTVLRVGTCGMGQFLRDGTCGMGQFLRDGTCGMGQFLRDGTCGMGQFLRDGTCGMGQFLRDGTCGMGQSCGMGQSCGAGQNGGSIPAVDRGEHPVLAVVPAWLSRTQPQAAHVGSSSCQGNAIRTAKYNLLTFLPLNLYEQFHRMANVYFVFVILLQTFPEISTLPWYTLLFPLSCLLIIRGLRDLIDDIGRHRSDRNINSRPCEILAGRRFCWQEWRDICVGDIVRLRKDSVVPADLLLLCSSEPSSLCYVETADIDGETNLKFRQALLVTHQELGSEESMAAFDGRVTCEEPNSRMHTFTGTLRWRGHTHALDGDRILLRGCRVRNTALCYGLVLYAGECPWPGFDSKIMRNSGKIKRKKTKLDHLMDRLVIVIFLLLLLTSLGLAIASGFWARTFQEKHSYLAALYQHTSPAQQAFLNFWGFTILLSIIIPMSMYITFEFIYLVNSCFINWDLEMYYGAKDIPAEARSTSLSDQLGQIQYIFSDKTGTLTQNIMSFKKCCINGTIYGPGTGHENKHAPGSGLSRELPGEHKSDVGDVTLLEAARRDNDPVLREFLRLLALCHTVMVEDRGDQLVYQAASPDEEALVLAARNLGYVFLARTQDSITIRELGRTRTYEVLAMLDFNSDRKRMSVLVRDPQGTIRLYTKGADTVILERLRRRGPQETLTERALDRFAEETLRTLCVASREVSEAEFRAWSQRHREATVLLQDRAQELDRLYEEMEQNLQLLGATAIEDKLQDGVPETIQLLKLGNIKVWVLTGDKQETAMNIGYACRLLTDDMELLEEKEVSEILQAYWESNNNLSGSGDTLCSRRPSQQRPETPCHKRAIIISGDFLDKILHTGEVLKEKKGWPWRWLCCDRAEASQDQGGLVEKAFVDLATSCQAVICCRVTPKQKALMVQLVKKHKKAVTLAIGDGANDVNMIKTADIGVGISGLEGLQAVQCSDYALAQFSFLQRLLLIHGRWNYLRICKFLRFFFYKTFAGLLAQVWFAFHSGFTAQPLYEGWYLALYNIFYTAYPVLSVGLLEQDVSAKKSLEFPELYMVGQQDELFNYRVFGVTLLHGVGTSLISFYITLWAFEDHVGTKAVGDYESFSVTVALSALLSVLVEIVLDTQYWTVLSFLMVTASLLLFCLFSFLTQSVDAYRIAPAIFRFPDASWNALTDPYVLLVVLLALVVNTLPSLTVHAVRAIVGTATTQQKIHLEARRDPEPPVELRSHVPRGSFRRRSSYAFSHQEGYAGLITRGDSLRARATHGSAPCALRPQGTPAVPSGRCPSV from the exons GTCCTGGCGGTGGTGCCAGCATGGCTGAGCAGGAcccagccacaggctgcccacgtgggaagcagcagctgccag GGCAATGCCATCAGGACAGCCAAGTACAACCTGCTCACCTTCCTGCCCCTGAACCTCTACGAGCAGTTCCACCGCATGGCCAACGTCTACTTCGTCTTCGTCATCCTCCTCCAG ACTTTCCCTGAGATCTCCACGCTGCCCTGGTACACTCTGCTGTTCCCCCTGAGCTGCCTTCTCATCATCCGGGGCCTGCGAGACCTCATCGATGACATT GGCCGTCACCGCAGTGACAGGAACATCAACAGCAGGCCCTGTGAAATCCTGGCTGGGAGGAG GTTCTGCTGGCAGGAGTGGCGCGACATCTGCGTCGGGGACATCGTGCGGCTGCGCAAGGACAGCGTCGTCCCG GCTgacctgctcctgctgtgcagctccgagcccagcagcctgtgctACGTGGAGACCGCTGACATTGATGG GGAAACCAACCTGAAGTTCAGACAGGCCCTTCTGGTCACccaccaggagctggggagcGAGGAGAGCATGGCTGCCTTTGATG ggcgaGTGACGTGCGAGGAGCCCAACAGCCGCATGCACACCTTCACGGGCACCCTGCGCTGGCGGGGCCACACCCACGCCCTGGATGGCGACCGGATCCTGCTGCGGGGTTGCCGCGTCCGCAACACCGCCCTCTGCTACGGCTTGGTGCTCTACGCAGGCGAGTGTCCCTGGCCGG GGTTTGATTCCAAAATCATGAGGAACTCTGGGAAGAtcaagaggaagaaaaccaaGCTGGACCACCTGATGGACCGGCTGGTGATCGTG attttcctgctgctgttgctgacGTCCCTGGGCCTTGCCATCGCCTCTGGGTTCTGGGCCAGGACGTTCCAGGAGAAGCACAGCTACCTGGCTGCCCTCTACCAGCACAcgagccctgcccagcaggcCTTCCTCAACTTCTGGGGCTTCACCATCCTCCTGAGCATCATCATTCCCATGTCCATGTACATAAC GTTCGAATTCATCTACCTGGTGAACAGCTGTTTCATTAACTGGGATCTGGAGATGTATTATGGTGCCAAGGACATCCCAGCCGAGGCCAGGAGCACCAGCCTCAGTGACCAGCTGGGCCAGATCCAGTACATCTTCTCAGACAAGACAGGCACCCTGACCCAGAACATCATGAGCTTCAAGAAATGCTGCATCAACGGGACCATCTATG gTCCAGGCACAGGCCATGAGAACAAACACGCACCA GGCTCGGGGCTGAGCCGGGAGCTCCCCGGGGAGCACAAGTCGGATGTTGGCGATGTGACGCTGCTGGAAGCCGCCCGGAGGGACAATGACCCGGTGCTGAGGGAGTTCCTGAGGCTGCTGGCCCTCTGCCACACCGTCATGGTGGAGGACAGGGGCG acCAGCTGGTTTACCAGGCAGCCTCCCCGGATGAGGAAGCGCTGGTGTTGGCAGCCAGGAACTTGGGCTACGTCTTCCTGGCCCGGACTCAGGACAGCATCACCAtcagggagctgggcaggaccAGGACGTATGAGGTGCTGGCCATGCTGGACTTCAACAGCGACCGCAAGAGGATGTCTGTCCTGG TGCGAGACCCCCAGGGCACCATCCGGCTCTACACCAAGGGTGCTGACACCGTCATCCTGGAGAGGCTGAGGAGGCGAGGGCCCCAGGAGACCCTCACTGAGAGGGCTCTGGAT CGCTTTGCAGAGGAGACGCTGAGGACGCTGTGCGTGGCCAGCAGGGAGGTGAGCGAGGCCGAGTTCCGCGCCTGGAGCCAGAGGCACCGCGAGGCCacggtgctgctgcaggaccgTGCCCAGGAGCTGGACAGGCTCTATGAGGAGATGGAGCAGAACCTgcag CTGCTCGGGGCCACAGCCATCGAGGACAAGCTGCAAGATGGAGTCCCCGAGACCATCCAGCTGCTGAAACTGGGCAACATCAAAGTGTGGGTGCTGACAGGAGACAAACAAG AGACCGCGATGAACATCGGCTACGCCTGCAGGCTGCTGACGGAtgacatggagctcctggaggagaaggaggtcag CGAGATCCTCCAGGCCTACTGGGAAAGCAACAACAACCTCAGTGGCAGTGGGGACACCCTGTGCAGCCGCCGCCCCTCCCAGCAGCGCCCAGAGACTCCGTGCCACAAGAGAGCCATCATCATCAGCGGGGACTTCCTG GACAAAATACTCCACACGGGCGAGGtgctgaaggagaagaaggGGTGGCCATGGCggtggctctgctgtgacagGGCCGAGGCCTCGCAGGACCAGGGAGGTCTGGTGGAGAAGGCCTTTGTGGACCTGGCCAccagctgccaggctgtgaTCTGCTGCAGGGTGACCCCCAAGCAGAAAGCCCTGATGGTGCAGCTGGTGAAGAAGCACAAGAAGGCCGTCACCTTGGCCATTGGGGATGGGGCCAACGATGTCAACATGATCAAAA CCGCGGACATCGGGGTGGGCATCAGCgggctggaggggctgcaggccGTGCAGTGCAGTGACTACGCCCTGGCCCAGTTCTCCTTCCTGCAGCGCCTGCTCCTCATCCACGGCCGCTGGAATTACCTGCGCATCTGCAAGTTCCTCCGCTTCTTCTTCTACAAGACCTTCGCTGGCCTCCTGGCCCAGGTGTGGTTCGCTTTCCACAGCGGATTCACGGCCCAG CCTCTGTATGAGGGCTGGTACCTTGCACTCTACAATATTTTCTACACTGCCTACCCCGTGCTGTCCGTGGGCCTTTTGGAGCAG GATGTGAGTGCTAAGAAGAGCCTGGAGTTCCCTGAGCTCTACATGGTtgggcagcaggatgagctctTCAATTATCGTGTTTTTGGTGTCACCCTCCTGCATGGGGTGGGCACCTCCCTCATCAGCTTCTACATCACGCTCTGGGCCTTTGAGGACCACGTTGGCACCAAGGCCGTGGGTGACTATGAGTCCTTCTCTGTCACAGTGGCCCTGTCGGCGTTGCTGTCGGTCCTCGTGGAG ATTGTTCTGGACACTCAGTACTGGACAGTGTTGTCCTTCCTGATGGTCACAGCCAGCCTGCTCCTCTTCTGCCTCTTCTCCTTCCTGACCCAAAGTGTTGATGCCTACAGGATAGCCCCTGCCATCTTCCGCTTCCCAG ATGCCAGCTGGAATGCCCTGACTGACCCCTATGTCCTGCTCGtggtcctgctggccctggTGGTCAACACCCTCCCCTCGCTCACCGTCCACGCCGTCCGTGCCATCGTGGGCACAGCCACCACGCAGcag AAGATCCACCTGGAGGCCAGGCGGGACCCGGAGCCGCCGGTGGAGCTGCGCTCCCACGTCCCCCGCGGCTCCTTCCGCCGCCGCTCCAGCTACGCCTTCTCCCACCAGGAGGGCTACGCCGGCCTCATCACCCGCGGGGACAGTCTGCGTGCCAGGGCCACCCACGGCAGCGCCCCGTGTGCCCTGCGCCCCCAGGGGACCCCGGCCGTGCCCTCGGGGCGCTGCCCCTCGGTGTAG